The genomic stretch AAGCTGGAGCGGGTGCTGCCGTCCCGGCTCCGGCATCGCGTGCACGCGCTGCAGTCGATGACCGTGCCGATGGGACGGGCGGGTTCGGCGGTGGACCCGGCCTCCCTGACCGCGATCGCCGCCGCCTGCCGCGACCACGAGACCCTGCGGTTCGACTACCGGACGCACGACGGGCAGGAGAGCGCTCGCGCCGCCGAGCCGTACCGGCTCGTCCACTCGGGCCGGCACTGGTACCTGGTGGGCTGGGACACCAGCCGGGCGGACTGGCGCACCTACCGGGTCGACCGCCTGAGCCTGCAGACGCCGAACGGACCACGGTTCGTCCCCCGCGACCCGCCCGACTCCGACCTGGCGGCCTACATGTCCCGGTCGATCTCCATCGCGCCCTATCGATACCAGGGCCGCTTCACGATGCACGCTCCGGCCGAGGTCGTCGCCGAGCACATGCCGGCCACGACGGGGACGATCGAGCCGATCGACGAGCGGTCCTGCACGTTGTCCAGCGGCGCGAACGACCTTGACGAACTCGCCGTCTGGGTCGCGCTGATGGACATCGACTTCGAAGTGCACGAGCCACCCGAGCTCGTCGACCGTATCCAGGCCCTCTCCGCCCGCCTCGCCACTGCTGCCAGATCATCCGGAAGCAGCGTGAAGCGCTCTGCGAGCTCGTCCGGGTCCAGCGGCTCAGGCAGCCCGCGGAACTCCGATCCCGGAGGTAGATCAGGCTGAGCACGGTGTGGCCTGATAGGAGGCGACGAGGCCGAGACTGCCATGGGGATCCTCCTGACCTGCGAGATGGGAGGGTTCGACGGCGCTCTGAGCGTCCTCGCCGAGCGGTCGCACCCGTACCGGGGCAGGCTCGGCATCCCCGCCGAAGGGCCCGGTTGAGGTCCGATCGGCGGCCCGCGCGGGCTTCCGGAAGCAGTCGGACCGGTCGCCGTCCATCGCGCCTCCGGCGGCCCCGGATGGCACGGACCTGCCGCGCGATGTCGTGAAGGCCTGCGACCGGCCGGCGCGGGCCGCAGGCCTCCACCTGTACGTCAACCGGAACGCTGTTACAGCTTGCCGGCGCCCGCACCCGCCGTGACGGAGGACTTCACGGCACCGACGTTCTCTGCGGTGTAGCCGTACGGGATTGCCGCCACGGAGCCATTGATCTCACATGGCCCGGAGTTGGTCAGCGAGTTGTTTCGCGCCACCAACCGTCCGGGATCGGAGTCCGCGTACCCGCTCGCCGACCAGCACGCCTGCTGCACGTTTTCGAAGACGTTGGCTTCGACGAGCAGTCCGGCGTCCATAACCGAGGCGATGGCGTAGGAGGAGGTGTTGTGGTTGATATTCGAGTAGTAGTTGTTGAACACGTGGACCGTCTCACCGAAACGCACCCGCGGATTGCGCTCGAAAGTCCGGTCGAACCAGTTGTGGTGATAGGTGACCCGTAGGTGGCCCCGATCTTCACCGGCATTGCTGTCGGAGTGGCCGACCAGTGAGTTCTTCCAGTGATTGCGGAAAACGTTCCACGACACAGTGATGTAGTCAGCGCCGTGGGTGATGTCCAGCATGCCGTCGTAGTAGTCGGGGTCGCTCTCGATGGTGCTGGAGAGGGTGTTGTGGTCGATCCACGCATGGGTGGCGTTCTCGATCTGGATCGCGTCGTTACCGGGTACGCCGCGGATGTTCATGTTCTGGATGATCACATTGGCTGGGCTCATGTCCTCGATGTTGAGGGTGGTCCCGGAGATACCGGAGTTCGCGCCGACGCCCCGGATCGTCTTGTTGGCCGAGATCTCGACGGTGCCCGAGCCGCTGAGCATGCCGTTGACCAGGATGGTCCTGGCGCCTGCGGCCTGTGCCTGGGTCCGGAAATCGGCAAAGGTGCTCACGGTGACCGTGGATCCGGCCGCACCACCGGTCGTGCCACCGCCCTGCGTGGCCCAGCCGATGATTCCTCCAGGCGGCGGGGGTGGTGGTGTGCCACCTGCCTCGAAGTCGAGGTAGTCGATGTTGGGCAGGCCGTTCGAGGTGGTCGGGTTGAGCCGGATGGTGTTGCTTCCCGAGTTCACCGACACGGTGAGCGTCTTGGTGACCCACGTGTTCCACGCGCCGGTGGCCTCGAAGGAGACACTTTGGACGGTCGAGCCGTTGACGACCAGGTCGGCGGTCCGGGCACTCGTGGTCCCGTTGGCGAACCGCACGCCGAGAGTCGCCGTCCCGGCTGCGCCGGCGTTGACGGTGAACTGGGCGTAGGCGCCGGTGGCGTTGTTGCCGTTGCAGAACCCGCTGCCCGAGTATCCGGAGTGGTTGCTGTCGATGGTGCCGGTGCAGACCGCGGGCGAGGTCTCCGCCTCATACCGCGTGGGCGCGGCATGAGCGGCGGGTTGGGACAGGGCGATGAATGTGCCGGCTAACAGGCTGGTGCATGCGAGGACGGCTTTCAGGCGCATCATGCTCTCCAGTGGTGTGGGTACGGCGGCGCGGGCCATGTTCCAGCGCCAAGACGCCGCGTACGAGATCGCCTTGGTGACCTTGCCCGGGCAAAGCATGGAAACATCGATGAAACCGTAGCCACGGTAGGAAAGCGCTTTCCCTCCGTCAACTACCGGTGAAACTTTCATGACGCGCGACCGGTCTGATTGTGCGCCCGGCAGAGCAGGAAGCGTTCCGCCGCACGTCGTCCGGAAATCGTCGGCCACTCTGACATCGAGGTCACGATGACGATCTACGGCTACGCCTCCATCGACGAGAAGCGCTGAGCCCTCGGCAAGCTAGGCGAAGCGCTGAGCTCACATGATCACGTCACACGGCGAAGCGCTCCCGGGGGCTCCTGGAGCGCTTCTTCATGTTCCCTGGTAGAGCCACTTCTCGCTGTGGCGGTGCTTCGTAGGCTCCGATTCCTCGCCCCGTAGCAGGATCAGGCGAACGCGTTGCCGAGATCTCCGTTCGGCGATGTTCGTGTCTTTGCCGATGCCCTTATAGGACCCGCCCGCGTCATGCCTGTAGCGGCGACCGTCCTGCTTCTGTATTTGTAGCGGCATCGTCTTGTCGGTCCGGCTCACAGCAGGGATTCTTCAGGCCCTCAGATGTGGCCGCCACGACTACTGTCACAGCGTCTCCGCGCCCGCCGCGTGCCGTACCCCCGGACAAGATCAAGCCGGCGACGTGCGCCGGCTCGGCCAGCGCTACCAGCAGCGCCACGCTGACCGAACCGGAGACAGCCACGAGATGGACGGGCTCGGCCTCGCCAAGGATCGTTGCACGTATCGATGCGACGGCCCGTTCCAGCGAGAACGGTCCCGGCGTCGCACCGTGACCCGGTAGGTCAGGAGGCAGGAGCCAGCACCCGATGTTCGTCTCTTAACTGGAGGATCTGCGGCTGCCAGCCGCGCCCGCTGGATCGAACGCGTGCATGAAGACGATGGCCGCCATATCGCGGCCCTTCCTCTGGTTACGTGGGCCTGCCCCCCGCTCAGGATCGCGCGTGAACTGCGACTCTGCTCTCAAGGCGGGCAGGCCACACCGGCGTCAGCGGCTGTAGGCCGCGGCGAGCTGTCCGACGAGGGTGGCGAACGGTATGTCGAGGTCGCTGTACACCTCGCCGGCGATCGGGTGCGCGTTGTCGGCGAGGATCTCTACGGCGAGCGTGGCGTAGTCGCTCACGATCACACCTGCCTGCTGCAGCCGGAGGAGCCCGGTCTCCCGCTTGGTCCGGGAGAAGGTGCCGCAGGCGTCGACGGCCACGTAAGCGTCATAACCTGCCGCGGTCGCGGAGATCGCGGGAAACGCGGCGCATACCTCGAGCGAGATGCCAGCGATGATGAGTTTGCTGCGTCCGGTCGCCTCGACGGCGTCGCGTACCCGGTCGTCCTGCCAGGCGTTCACCGAGCTCCGGTCGATTACCTTCAGCTCCTCCGGGAGTACGGCCTGCAATTCGGGGATGAGCGGTCCCCACATGCTGTCAGCGGCCGTGGTGGTGACGACGATCGGCAGCTTCAGGCGCACTGCGGCCTTAGCCAGGCTTGTGACGTTGTGCCTCAGCTCGCTCACGGTAATGTCGCGCACCCCGGTGAACAGCCCGATCTGGTGGTCCACCAGCAGCAGGGCGGCGTTGCCAGCGGTCAAGGTGGTGTGGAATCGGTCCTGCATTTCTGCCTCTCTCTCTTCTGATAGTCACGGTCGGTGACGCATCCAGCCTCGATGCGCTGGCCTGCTGGAACAATCGCGATCTGGCACACTATTGGTGAGCAATCTTCACCAATGGGGGCGCAGGCGGTTGGACGAGCAGGAGATCGAGACCTTCCTGACCCTCGCCGAAGAGCTGCATTTCCGTCGTACGGCAGAGCGTCTTGGCATGTCGCAGGGCCGGACCAGCCAGATCATCAGGAAGCTGGAGCGCCGCATCGGCACCGCGCTGTTCGAGCGCACCAGCCGCCGGGTCAGTCTGACTCCGATCGGGCGCCAGCTCCGCGACGGGATCGAGCCGGCCTACCGGCAGATCCAGCGCGAGATCGCCAAGGCCTCAGCCGCCGGGCGTGGCATTCGCGGGGGGCTGCGCCTCGGCTTCTTCGGCCCGGCGACCGCACACGTGCTCAGCCAGATCATTGATGAGTTCCACGATCGCCATCCGGACTGTGAGGCCCAGCTCACTCTGGAGACACAGATCGATGACCACCTGGCGCCGCTGCGCAGCGACAGCGTCGATCTGCTGGCGACCCTCCTCCCGGTGCACGAGCCGGACCTCACCGTCGGCCCCGTGCTGCTGCGCGAGAGCTACGTGCTGGCCGTCTCCTCCCGCCATCCCTTCGCGCGGCGCGAGACGGTTGTCCTTGACGACCTGGCCAGGGATACGGTGCTCACCGTCGACGGCGCCCCAGCGTACTGGCTCGACCGGCACATCCCCCCGCGGACCAGCGCCGGAGAGCCCATCCGCCGCGGACCGTCGGTGACAACATTTCAGGCGGCACTCGCTCTGGTGGCGGCGGGCAAGGCGATGGTCCCGCTCACCTGCCAGGCAACCCGCTACTACGCCCGGCCGGACATCGCCTACATCCCCATCGCGGACGCCCCGGAGGCCGCGTACGGACTGGTCTGGAAGACAGCGAGGGAGAACGCCAGGATTCGCGCCTTCGCCGGCGTCGCCGCCCGTGCTTGAGCCCTGGATGCGGCGCGCGACGCGGGGTGCCGCTGGCCGACGTGGTGGATCTCGACGAGACGTGGGTCGACCGGCACACCCACTGGGTCATGGCACGCGTGGAGCTCGTGGCAACCGTCACCATCCCACCGACGTGCAGGAACGCCTAGCGATGTTCTCCCACGAGCGCGAGGCGAGCCGGCAGGACAAGCATCTGCCGGCGCAGGGCGACGACGACGTCCGGGTCACCGACTCCCGCTTGCCGGCCTCGCTGCGCCCAGGACAGAGCCGGAGGCGATCGCCCGGTGCCTGCGGCAAGATCTGCGCGAAGCTGCTCGCGAACCGCGAGCGGCTTCGCGGGTTGCCGTCGAGCTACCGACAAAGAGTCGATCGTGTTCATGAGGAACTCGGGATAGCGGTCGCCTGCGGCACCGCCGAGCGCGCTGAGCGTCTCCAGCTCGCCCGCCGTCAACGTCAGGTGTCCAGCCACGACGTTCTCCTCGACGCGGGCCGCGCGGGTGGTTCCCGGATTGGTGACGATGTCGTCGCCCTGAGCCAGCACCCACGCCAGCGCGAGCTGGGCAGGGGTGACGCCCTTGGCGGCGGCCAGATCGGCCAGGGTCTCGGCCGGCTTCCGGTTGGCGGCGAGATCGGCTTCCTGGAAGCGGGGGTCGGCGCGCCGGAAGTCGCCGTCGGCCGGCGTCGCGGTGCCGGTGATCGCACCAGCGAGGAAGCCGCCCCACGTTCCTTGTAAGCAGACTCGAGAATCGGCTGGATGCAGCCTGGAAAAGGGGTGCCCACATGGAACTGCGGCAACTGCGCTATTTCAGCGTCGTGGCGCAAGAGCAGCACCTGACCCGCGCGGCTGAACGTCTGGGGATCAGGGCCACCTCGCTCAGCCAGCAGATCATCACGCTGGAACGCGAGCTTGGGACGATTCTGTTCCACCGGACGCCGGGCGGCATGGTGCCCACGGCCGCGGGACGTGTGTTGCTTCCCCATGCACACCGCGCACTCGAGGCCGCCCACGCAGGAGTCCGCGCTGTTCAGCTTGCCTCCGGCGGCGAGCAGGCCTGGCGCGTCGGCGTGACACCTGGCGCGCCCTTCGGCGTCGTAGCCTCCTTGCGGGCGGGCGCGAGGCAGGCGAACCTGTGCGATCTGCCGGTGAGCCGCCAACTGGAGCTGCTGCAGAACGGGAAGCTGGATGCGGGTCTCATCGTGCTGCCCGCCGACACCGGACGTCTGGAGGCACGGACGGTCAGTGATGTACCGCTGGGCGTGCTGGTCTCATCCCGGCATCCGCTGGCCGGCCGGGACGAGCTCGGCTGGGACGACCTCGACGGCCAGGACCTGCTGTGGTTCGACAGGGAACTGGCGCCCTGCTACCACGATGCGATGCTCGACGCCTTCCGTGCGGCGGGCTGGCGGCCACGCCGAGTACATCAAGGCCCCCCACGGCGCGGGTTGTTCGTCGCCGAGCTGACGCACCACCAGTCTTTGGTGGCGATCCGTCCCCGCTGGGATCTGGCTGGCGACAACCTGGCCTGGTTGCCGGTGCCCGACGCCCCCCGGCTGCGGCACGCCCTGGTGTGGAGTCCCTCACACCGGGCCGCCGAGCGGCTTGCCGGGCTCGCCGCCTACCTGGCCGCTGAGGCCGCGCCTCACGCCGGTGAGGCGCCGCCTCATAGCCGTACGCCAGGTCGGTCCGGTTAGCTGCCGATATCTATCTCGGCTACTGGACTGGAGTAATGACCATGGCGCTCACCCACTGGGCTTTCATCTACGCCGCCGACGGCTGCGACCCCGAGCGGGATGTGTCCATCACCGAGACCGGCACCTGCCGTACCGTCCTGGTCGGTGTCGGCCGGCCTGAGCAGTCGCCGGCGGTCGCGGCCCGGCTCGTCGCCGACGGCGTCCAGCTCATCGAGCTGTGCGGGGCCTTCGGCCCGGTCTGGACGGCCCGAGTGATCGAGAAGATCGGCGGCGCGGTGCCGGTGGGGGCGGTCGGTTACGGCCCCGAGGCCACCCACGGGCTCCACGCGATATTTACCAGCCGGTAGTCGCCCGGCCTGGTCCTAGTCGCCCGGCCTGAGTCGCTTGGCCTCGGCCACCCCGACTCCCTTGAGATCGTTCAAGGAAAGGTGACGCCGCGGCCAGGCCACACCGTGACAACTCGAAACCGTGCCTCTAGCTGCGGGAAAGCGTCGAGGGCTTTGTCAGCCGACCCATCGCCGCGGGATGAGGAGTGGTCCCTCGTGCCGTCCTTGACGTCTTCGACGGACCGGGTGACTGATCTTGACGACTCATGCGAGATCGTGGTGCTCGTCGCGGTCATCAGGGAGCGGCGAGGACCTGCTGCCGATATCGAACGGGTCCACGCTCCACATCGCTGGCA from Nonomuraea polychroma encodes the following:
- a CDS encoding helix-turn-helix transcriptional regulator, producing the protein MVETSARLLRLLSLLQTHREWSGVELAERLGVTARTVRRDVGRLRELGYPVHATAGTPGYRLGAGTDLPPLLLDDDEAVAVAVGLRTAAGGSVSGIEETSVRALAKLERVLPSRLRHRVHALQSMTVPMGRAGSAVDPASLTAIAAACRDHETLRFDYRTHDGQESARAAEPYRLVHSGRHWYLVGWDTSRADWRTYRVDRLSLQTPNGPRFVPRDPPDSDLAAYMSRSISIAPYRYQGRFTMHAPAEVVAEHMPATTGTIEPIDERSCTLSSGANDLDELAVWVALMDIDFEVHEPPELVDRIQALSARLATAARSSGSSVKRSASSSGSSGSGSPRNSDPGGRSG
- a CDS encoding LysR family transcriptional regulator — translated: MELRQLRYFSVVAQEQHLTRAAERLGIRATSLSQQIITLERELGTILFHRTPGGMVPTAAGRVLLPHAHRALEAAHAGVRAVQLASGGEQAWRVGVTPGAPFGVVASLRAGARQANLCDLPVSRQLELLQNGKLDAGLIVLPADTGRLEARTVSDVPLGVLVSSRHPLAGRDELGWDDLDGQDLLWFDRELAPCYHDAMLDAFRAAGWRPRRVHQGPPRRGLFVAELTHHQSLVAIRPRWDLAGDNLAWLPVPDAPRLRHALVWSPSHRAAERLAGLAAYLAAEAAPHAGEAPPHSRTPGRSG
- a CDS encoding carbohydrate-binding protein: MLCPGKVTKAISYAASWRWNMARAAVPTPLESMMRLKAVLACTSLLAGTFIALSQPAAHAAPTRYEAETSPAVCTGTIDSNHSGYSGSGFCNGNNATGAYAQFTVNAGAAGTATLGVRFANGTTSARTADLVVNGSTVQSVSFEATGAWNTWVTKTLTVSVNSGSNTIRLNPTTSNGLPNIDYLDFEAGGTPPPPPPGGIIGWATQGGGTTGGAAGSTVTVSTFADFRTQAQAAGARTILVNGMLSGSGTVEISANKTIRGVGANSGISGTTLNIEDMSPANVIIQNMNIRGVPGNDAIQIENATHAWIDHNTLSSTIESDPDYYDGMLDITHGADYITVSWNVFRNHWKNSLVGHSDSNAGEDRGHLRVTYHHNWFDRTFERNPRVRFGETVHVFNNYYSNINHNTSSYAIASVMDAGLLVEANVFENVQQACWSASGYADSDPGRLVARNNSLTNSGPCEINGSVAAIPYGYTAENVGAVKSSVTAGAGAGKL
- a CDS encoding alpha/beta fold hydrolase, which encodes MGCWLLPPDLPGHGATPGPFSLERAVASIRATILGEAEPVHLVAVSGSVSVALLVALAEPAHVAGLILSGGTARGGRGDAVTVVVAATSEGLKNPCCEPDRQDDAATNTEAGRSPLQA
- a CDS encoding DUF6506 family protein, with the protein product MTMALTHWAFIYAADGCDPERDVSITETGTCRTVLVGVGRPEQSPAVAARLVADGVQLIELCGAFGPVWTARVIEKIGGAVPVGAVGYGPEATHGLHAIFTSR
- a CDS encoding LysR family transcriptional regulator, with the translated sequence MSNLHQWGRRRLDEQEIETFLTLAEELHFRRTAERLGMSQGRTSQIIRKLERRIGTALFERTSRRVSLTPIGRQLRDGIEPAYRQIQREIAKASAAGRGIRGGLRLGFFGPATAHVLSQIIDEFHDRHPDCEAQLTLETQIDDHLAPLRSDSVDLLATLLPVHEPDLTVGPVLLRESYVLAVSSRHPFARRETVVLDDLARDTVLTVDGAPAYWLDRHIPPRTSAGEPIRRGPSVTTFQAALALVAAGKAMVPLTCQATRYYARPDIAYIPIADAPEAAYGLVWKTARENARIRAFAGVAARA
- a CDS encoding isochorismatase family protein, with protein sequence MQDRFHTTLTAGNAALLLVDHQIGLFTGVRDITVSELRHNVTSLAKAAVRLKLPIVVTTTAADSMWGPLIPELQAVLPEELKVIDRSSVNAWQDDRVRDAVEATGRSKLIIAGISLEVCAAFPAISATAAGYDAYVAVDACGTFSRTKRETGLLRLQQAGVIVSDYATLAVEILADNAHPIAGEVYSDLDIPFATLVGQLAAAYSR
- a CDS encoding aldo/keto reductase yields the protein MHPADSRVCLQGTWGGFLAGAITGTATPADGDFRRADPRFQEADLAANRKPAETLADLAAAKGVTPAQLALAWVLAQGDDIVTNPGTTRAARVEENVVAGHLTLTAGELETLSALGGAAGDRYPEFLMNTIDSLSVARRQPAKPLAVREQLRADLAAGTGRSPPALSWAQRGRQAGVGDPDVVVALRRQMLVLPARLALVGEHR